Sequence from the Acropora muricata isolate sample 2 chromosome 10, ASM3666990v1, whole genome shotgun sequence genome:
TCCCTGACATAGTTGAGAAGCAAACGCCTTGAAAACGAGGACACGTGAAATCTTAGGAAACGTCAAAAGTTGCAACATGAATTTGAAAGATAATGAAACCTCTTCTGGAATATAAATCATTAAATGAACGTTTTAcacttgttttgtttccttgctcGATTGCGATATCCCTTTCCTGGGGACAGGCGTTTCAGTTTTATTGCGCGCCGCCGAAAAAAGTAAGCGTCTTGGTAGCTACCatagctttctttttgtttccaaGAAGGTATTATTAAAAATTGGATCATTgcataatgcaattcaagactttttattggcttagccattatgttacatgagccaatataccataatctacaaatatggtaagtgtacgcgtcagcttaaatttaaaagggagcgaaaacattttccttcaagaaacaatggcggccggcgaaaatcgcttcgcactggagttgaatgaaaaggaagtcattgaagtATTAggagatttgtctaatatcttgggggcgtttttaataaaacaattattccactcgcgcttgttggatatgagatgattatagccaactcggcgctacgggcctagttggctatctatcatctcatatccaacgcgcgctcgtggaataattttctttttcacttttttttcatcGGAACAAGAAACTCGTGTGCGTGAGCGAGAAGAACTGGGGACAAAGCTACAGCAGCAGTGGCACGTGACCGTTGGTGGTCAACGCGTTGTGTTTTGGCGGGAACAACTTGAGAGCTTCGTTCACAAATGTTTATGCAGCTATACTCCTTAAAAATTAAGAACTTCTTTTAAAACGGATTGGGAAGATATGGAGCTTTCTAGTCCTCCTAAGCCAACTCGAATTACTCAATGCTTGATTCCAAACTTGATGGAAGAAAAATTAGGTCAACAAAGAGAAGAGACTTTTCGACCCGAAGATTGTTTTGAACAAGACGGTAACGAAAGTGGTGCAGAGGCGATTAGCTTGTCAGCTCTGGCCGGAGAAGTCGCTGACGCTCAAAAACAGCAGATAAATGATCTCAGCAAAAAGCTAGAGATTTTAGAAGAGCTCAAGGTACAGAAAAGTGTTTataaacttttgttttttttttttttttaagattacGTTTACTGGAATCTTTCCTAACACACTTTTTGTTTGCATGAATATATGCGCTGTTGGTTAATAAGGAAAAACAACGTCAAGGTAAGTCTTGCACTGAATCTGTTCGAGCATGttgtaatttcattttttaaacgTTTCAAGGGGAAGCACAGTGTGAAAAGAAGTCATTTGTCATTCTAGTGCTACTGAAAATAAATTTCGTTAAAGAAGACATTGCTGCTGTGTCCAGGAAAGTATATTTGACAGAGGACGAGACcgcgaaaacgaagaaaaattgTGACTTGTTAGAAAAAGGTAAGAATCGTACAAAAAGCGAAACTATTCACCTCGATGCATTTTCGATAAAAAACATCGGGGACAGATTTTCTAATAGCTTCGAAAACTGCAGCAAGTGTGGGTCTGATTCAGGCCTTAGGGCCTTTCTTGCTGATTGTTACCTCAGTCTTTAAACATCTTTGTATTTTCAGTATTtcatatgtttttgttttagaaaTTGAAGATCTCATCTACTCTAAAGGAATCATCACCAAGCAACTTGCTATGGCAAAGGAGAACTTGGTGAAGGACAAAGAGTAAGAATGGATTAATGAGCTAAGAAAACGGACATTTGAACAATGTCATACTCACAGCACAAGGATGACCTGTGCATGGCAAGCAGAATAATAGTCCTGTTTTATCGGTTTGTCCAGTTCTATCAGTCTATATTTGCACTGCCGGGGACCCCAACTGCCATTTTTATCACAACTGCACTGAGTAACATGGAGCATGAATGAGAAGAAAGGGGTGGTCATGATTCGACAGCAACTCCTTCCTTGTCGCCATTTCTATCAGACTATCAAACCAGATGAACATTCCGGGGCGGTAAAAAGGAATTATTTTGTTGGCGTGTCCTTGCAGAATGATTACAGTTACAACTTAAATGTATTTCCAAGCTTtctgttttgttattgtttttgtttatctcCATAACTATTACAAAATCATATAAACTAAAATGACAAAGTAAAGAGGGAGAACAGACCTAATTTACTTGACTAATACTAGCCCTATGTTATAAATTGGAAACAGACGTAAGGAAGGGCCATTGGAAACAGCTTTTATAATTGTAGTAAGAGTAATGACTGTTTATCTAGATTTCTTTACAAGTTTAACAAAGTAAGTAACAAGCACGCTCCTCTTAAATAACTTAAAATCATGATCAAAAACAACTCTTATCTTGCAAACCTTTGATAACATCTGggtaaaaaaatacattaaaacgCGTGATAAGCTTTACGAAGTGGCACTGTCGTTACTCGTaaatagagagttttagcaccgacGACGAGTCCGACTACGAGCACGAGATCTGAAAGAAAGTTCTAAAGAGCATGCGCAGAGTCTCAAATCTCGTACGGCGGACTCGTAGAACgacgagtttgaagtgaaaagtcgtagtgggaaaacgagttggacTTCCGACCGAGAAGGCAAGAAAGgtcgatttaatttactttgctggttttaaCTGTGCTTTAGAAGATTGTTACAAACATCAACATACAGATATTCATTCAAGGTTTGTGCTGAAAATAGGATATATGGGCTGGAATTATTGGCACCGTTATAGCTGCTTTAAGGACTGCGGCCCGTTCGCTTTCGCCCTGAAGTGAACAAACTAAGGAAGGGATTATTTAAtttatctaatttttttttgcagatttatcttgacagaAACTCGATAGACTAACGTTCGTGCTttccttctatttgcttttactttggtaGGCGCAGCTTTTAATAttcgcaaaaaaaacaaacaaacaaacaataaaaagttggaaacccGACTTTCGATCGAAATTCGTTCATGTGTAAACTAAACTTAAACTCACCTATTTTACAAGTGGCCATCAGTGGACTAAGCAGATTTAATCTCGATTGATTAACTCTAAACTATTTCATTACGGGTTGTTAATATGTGCTTAACCTTATTTTtgcgactacgagtacaactaCAAGAACGAGCTAagctcgtactcgtagtcgtgctcgtcgtcggtgctaaaactctctaatatCGAAGTTACCGCgattgtttgaaattggcagGCTGACGTTCCTTTATGCACGAGTCAGTgtgatccatcctgattggctaattggatCGAACTTTCGGTTACGtgtgagtgacaatttgcatacagATTCTCACCAAATTCTGTGGACATCCATGAGTAAAAATGGATTGTCCTACATGACATATCTCAGTATAATAAGTACAAATACTAGTACAGGTAGAGACGAAATTTGAATGAATATCATGATGCTCTATACACGATTGTGTAGTTTCCGCAATGCGCGTAGCTTCAATTTTTAACGGATTTCTAACCATGTTTGACTTTCAATTTGTATTCAGATGTGTACTTAGTGACTAGCCTAAACGGGGGCATCgattttgcttgaaaatttaagcTATCGGTGGTCCATTGTACACTTATAACAGTCATTCCATTCATTCACTTGTTTTCCCCCTCAGCTCCgccattattttattttccagtcaTCGATCTTTATTTTTTCCAGAACATACGGACGCTACCAGATGAAAATGGAGGCCCACATCAAGCGTGTTGAAATATATGAGAGCAGCTGCAACAGAAACACTAAGAATCAAAGGTGGGGAAACAAGATAGTGGAAGAAGGTATCGTTTACGTCTTTTTAGTAGTTTGCGCAGATGACAAACTCCAGGAGGCAATTAACAATTTCCCACCTAATACTGTATCGAGGGAGGAAAAACTAAATCAAGTTGTTTGCTTCATGAATAAGCCTGGTAGACAAAGATCAAGAAATAATCGCGAGAGCAGAAGAACATGAACGTATTTCAATAATTGAATTGAAGAAATATTTGACGCCCAAATGCAGAAATATTTCGTTCACAATGCTGACAGCCCCCTAACAGTGTTCGCTGCAGTGAAAGCTCTCTTTAAAAGTCTTAGTATGGGTTGTCCCTTCGTATAGTTTGCAGTCGTTGAAAAAGTATGCCTACTTTTGCTGGCTAGTGTCAGTCTCGTCTTTGAATCGGAGTTCCTGTATCATTTTGCTGTAGAAACCATCAGTCACGTTAGAGATGATGAGTCTGGCCACAAACAAATACAAGAAACACAACAACTCAAAGAACGACGCAAATATTTGGAGGAGGCCATTACATTAACACAATCTGAGGTACGTCACAGCTTAAGTCCTGCAGTATCCTGCAGATTATTCTGTCTAACTGCACCTGCTATGTCcctatttttcctttcttaaaTTTGCTCTGTCGCTGTCTTACACCTTACACCCATTACTCTGTACTGAATAGTAATAATACAAAAATTTTATTTAGAATTCATCCAATAACcctaacaataaaaaaataattgcaatcGTTAAAGTAATCAATATTCctaatagtaataaaatgatAAACCAGCCTAAAAAACCTCCTTATGAGTAGTCTAAACATCGTATTAGGTATAAATAATGTCAGTCACCAAAACTACAAACACTTCATGGCTCAGTATTCCTGGCTTTGGCTAGAGTTACTCAGAAATAGCGTTCTCAATGCCTCAACGAATATTTGCATTTCCTTGGTCAAAGTCAGTGTCCGACAGTTGCAACTGGACTCTCCCAGAAGTTCGCGAGCCTCTTAAGCAAAGTAATGTTGATCTCAGTAGCGCAAAAGACACTTTAGCCCTGATCCACGATACGGTAGTCGCATAGCTTTCTTCTTTGTAGCAACTAACTCAGCAAGTCTACTATGCTATCAATTACATTCCACCGCCATTCTACCTGTCGTGCTGTAAACTTCTCCCCTAGCTTGCTGACGCTTCCTCTCCGTTTCGTGCTGCCTGGATACCTGGTCTGGATCTATTTCTCTTTAGGAATCTGCATTTGGATAGCAATCTCTGCCATCAAAGAAAGCCGACTTCTGCCTCTTCCAGAATCCCCTAACAACTACAACTACAGGGTGTTTCAAAAGTTCGTGCCCTTTTTTAACGGAGGAAAAAACATTACTGTCCAAACTGGCGGGTCTGTGAAGCCTTAATTGGAAGTTAATAATCAACGTTGGCACTCT
This genomic interval carries:
- the LOC136887836 gene encoding uncharacterized protein — translated: MELSSPPKPTRITQCLIPNLMEEKLGQQREETFRPEDCFEQDGNESGAEAISLSALAGEVADAQKQQINDLSKKLEILEELKEKQRQVLLKINFVKEDIAAVSRKVYLTEDETAKTKKNCDLLEKEIEDLIYSKGIITKQLAMAKENLVKDKETYGRYQMKMEAHIKRVEIYESSCNRNTKNQRWGNKIVEEGIVYVFLVVCADDKLQEAINNFPPNTVSREEKLNQVVCFMNKPGRQRSRNNRESRRT